One stretch of Rhizoctonia solani chromosome 8, complete sequence DNA includes these proteins:
- a CDS encoding transcription factor btf3, with translation MALQPPLIHSTATSASSLAKHEELANKVAQDAPQPDSAQPVAHENQGKDIDEVNSPEGAAKDTSRQNGSAKYDWQLLCGPMLKYSRLSNDSTRWHGSALIVLRAPSESAARRPDQPSSSMDGPDSRTKPVHLFTERDRVYWRIDLETALGEEEREVRYSITLAGHRQQDKIERSFWVPKIGQTFRIMFFSCNGFVPGAEKQVSGLALWNDVLRLHKKSPLHVMIGGGDQIYSDGVTEAHAPLEPWAQELSPRKRAKIPFPLELRDKVDDWYFQHHCDWFNASPFREANAQIPQLNIWDDHDIIDGFGTYRDAWQRAPVFMGIGEIAWKYMSLFQQHLPPSTTTNQLTYDPESFNPTPAHSTKPSHGVSEKSPIPTSRPEHPDALDQNGTAQNGDSSHEKPQRSEGTGEESELDPSYVRHPQQGPYIQHRGLSICTSLGEGVLFYGLDCRTDRTRHRICYADSYQAMFDRLDKDIIPGKTKHVLLLLGVPIAYPRLVWAETLMTSKFMAPLRFLNRVFGLMSGLFNDFDGKVELLDDLEDHWAAAVHKAERNHLVQRLQTLSYTKQVRITILSGDVHLAAIGRFFTKAKLDVAQEKDHRYMVNVISSAITNAPPPDAVADVLNARNKLHRLDHHTSENLMDIFEEGVGGSKRRVNKTCYPARNYCVITRADPAAGPDATTAEEIGDNPAAQEANEKQEPKTSPLGKVFRKDKDHGEEPKSAVDKGEISGGTGTIAKEVKGAQVGHDASALAPATGTKAVDALNISLRLEVDSKSPEGKTKAYGFSIPKLDR, from the exons GCCAATAAAGTCGCACAAGATGCACCACAGCCAGATAGCGCTCAGCCGGTAGCACATGAAAACCAAGGCAAGGACATTGACGAGGTGAATAGCCCCGAAGGGGCAGCCAAAGACACTAGTAGACAAAATGGCAGCGCAAAATATGACTGGCAACTTTTGTGCGGCCCGATGCTCAAATATTCCCGGCTTAGCAACGACAGTACTCGCTGGCATGGTAGCGCCCTTATTGTCCTTCGAGCACCGTCCGAGTCTGCTGCCAGACGTCCCGACCAGCCTAGTAGTTCTATGGACGGCCCAGACTCGCGAACAAAACCGGTGCATTTATTTACCGAGCGCGATCGAGTCTACTGGCGTATCGACCTCGAGACAGCActaggggaagaagaacggGAGGTCCGCTACTCCATCACCCTCGCCGGCCATCGACAGCAGGACAAGATCGAGCGATCCTTCTGGGTACCCAAGATTGGTCAGACATTTCGTATTATGTTCTTCAG CTGCAATGGCTTCGTTCCTGGAGCGGAGAAGCAAGTCAGTGGCCTGGCGCTCTGGAATGATGTTCTACGAC TTCACAAAAAGTCACCTTTGCATGTGATGATTGGTGGCGGTGATCAAATTTATTCTGATGGTGTAACTGAAGCTCACGCACCACTCGAGCCATGGGCACAAGAACTTTCGCCTCGGAAGCGAGCCAAGATACCGTTCCCCCTTGAACTAAG GGACAAGGTTGACGATTGGTACTTTCAACACCATTGCGATTGGTTTAATGCAAGTCCTTTCCGTGAAGCGAATGCGCAAATACCACAACTGAACATTTGGG ACGACCACGATATTATTG ATGGTTTCGGTACGTACAGGGATGCTTGGCAACGAGCACCGGTATTTATGGGTATCGGGGAAATCGCATGGAAATA TATGTCTCTATTCCAACAACATCTCCCTCCGAGCACCACAACAAATCAGTTGACCTACGACCCAGAATCTTTCAACCCCACACCTGCACATTCAACTAAACCTAGCCATGGCGTAAGCGAAAAGTCCCCAATTCCGACTTCGAGACCAGAACACCCAGATGCCCTGGACCAGAACGGAACAGCCCAAAATGGCGATTCGAGTCACGAGAAACCTCAAAGATCCGAGGGAACTGGGGAAGAGAGTGAACTTGATCCGTCATATGTTCGACACCCCCAACAGGGTCCATATATACAACATAGAGGGttgagtatatgcacatcCCTTGGAGAAGGCGTTTTATTCTACGGGCTGGACTGTCG AACGGATCGCACCCGACATCGAATTTGTTATGCCGATAGCTACCAAGCCATGTTCGACCGGCTTGATAAAGATATCATTCCTGGAAAGACCAAGCATgttctactactgctaggaGTTCCGATCG CATACCCCCGGCTTGTCTGGGCTGAGACTCTCATGACGAGTAAATTTATGGCGCCATTAAGATTTTTAAACAGGGTGTTTGGCCTCATGTCTGGATTGTTCAATGA CTTCGATGGAAAGGTTGAACTCCTTGATG ATCTGGAAGACCACTGGGCGGCCGCAGTTCACAAGGCGGAGCGCAACCACCTAGTACAGCGCCTTCAGACACTCAGCTACACTAAACAAGTCCGGATCACAATATTGAGTGGAGATGTCCACCTCGCAGCCATTGGGCGTTTCTTCACCAAGGCCAAGTTGGATGTTGCTCAAGAGAAAGATCACCGTTATATGGTCAACGTC ATCAGCTCGGCCATCACCAATGCACCACCTCCGGATG CGGTGGCAGACGTTCTTAACGCAAGGAATAAACTCCACCGATTGGATCATCACACCAGCGAGAACCTCA TGGATATATTTGAAGAAGGCGTCGGCGGTTCTAAGCGACGAGTCAACAAAACATGCTACCCTGCGCGAAATTACTGCGTCATTACACGGGCTGATCCAGCCGCCGGTCCCGACGCAACCACCGCGGAAGAGATTGGCGATAATCCAGCAGCCCAGGAGGCTAATGAAAAACAGGAGCCCAAGACATCTCCTCTCGGTAAAGTCTTCCGCAAGGACAAAGACCATGGAGAAGAACCCAAGTCAGCGGTTGACAAGGGTGAGATATCGGGTGGAACAGGGACGATTGCAAAGGAGGTCAAAGGCGCGCAAGTCGGGCACGATGCATCTGCGCTTGCGCCTGCTACTGGTACAAAGGCTGTGGATGCATTGAATATTAGCCTGAGATTAGAGGTGGATTCGAAAAGCCCTGAAGGGAAAACCAAGGCTTATGgattctccattcctaaATTGGATCGTTAA